From a single Podarcis raffonei isolate rPodRaf1 chromosome 10, rPodRaf1.pri, whole genome shotgun sequence genomic region:
- the APOLD1 gene encoding apolipoprotein L domain-containing protein 1: MEDNSPPHTFDPTHHFHVVLLDQRSRLREHIRSLREISRRINKLHRRSLIANFTGSSLSATGAIVAIVGLSLSPATLGASLLASGVGLGVAAAGGAVTVTSDLSLVLSNSREVRKVKEIAVSCHAQMREIMHCLEFLHRSQGPTDPRLLPAERNASVTLYNSICFMVFCGSHSFLVPEHNEEVTKVSHPVLKAKVQKLAESLEACARPMDEICELLENRKESPLKTRRIAL; encoded by the coding sequence ATGGAGGACAACTCCCCCCCTCACACTTTTGATCCTACACATCACTTCCATGTCGTACTGCTGGATCAGAGAAGcaggcttcgggaacacatcAGGAGTCTCCGGGAGATTTCACGGAGAATCAACAAACTGCACAGACGCTCTCTCATTGCCAATTTCACTGGGAGTTCGTTAAGCGCCACAGGTGCCATCGTGGCCATCGTGGGGCTGTCCTTGAGCCCTGCAACATTAGGGGCATCCCTTTTGGCTTCCGGGGTGGGCCTAGGAGTGGCAGCTGCAGGAGGGGCCGTCACAGTGACTTCCGACCTCTCCTTAGTCCTCTCTAATTCCAGGGAGGTGAGGAAGGTCAAGGAGATTGCAGTGAGCTGCCATGCTCAGATGAGAGAAATCATGCACTGCCTGGAATTCTTGCACCGCAGCCAGGGCCCGACGGATCCTAGGTTACTGCCGGCTGAGAGAAATGCCTCCGTCACACTGTACAATTCCATCTGCTTCATGGTGTTCTGCGGCTCCCACAGCTTCCTGGTCCCCGAGCACAACGAAGAGGTGACCAAAGTGAGTCATCCTGTGCTCAAGGCAAAAGTCCAGAAGCTGGCAGAAAGCCTAGAAGCCTGTGCAAGGCCCATGGATGAGATCTGCGAACTTTTGGAGAACAGGAAAGAATCCCCCCTGAAGACAAGAAGAATAGCACTCTAG